A section of the Eublepharis macularius isolate TG4126 chromosome 1, MPM_Emac_v1.0, whole genome shotgun sequence genome encodes:
- the ASB1 gene encoding ankyrin repeat and SOCS box protein 1 encodes MAGASNPGVPEPGSPGDLGAQRPSGGPSTTSGNAGRNLKEWLKEQFCDHPIEHCEDTRLHDAAYVGDLATIQRLLQEDSFQSRINEKSVWSCGWLPCTPLRIAATAGHGNCVNFLIQKGAEIDLVDVKGQTALYVAAVHGHLECVHILLEAGADPNGSRHHRSTPVYHAARVGRADILRELIKYGADVDVNHHVTSVTPNPSFRPLTSLVVCPLYISAAYHNLQCFKVLLEAGADPDFNCCGPVNIQGFSRGSAVCIMDAVLRHGCDKAFVSLLIDFGANLNLVKWEDPVEGALGRIRVNSEGLQMFKEARSCPRRLMALCRMAVRRGLGKSRLHLIGALPVPDPIKKFLLHE; translated from the exons ATGGCTGGTGCAAGCAATCCGGGTGTGCCCGAGCCGGGCTCCCCCGGGGACCTGGGCGCCCAAAGACCCAGCGGCGGTCCCAGTACCACAAGTGGAAATGCAG GTCGCAATCTGAAGGAGTGGTTGAAGGAGCAGTTCTGTGATCATCCAATCGAGCACTGTGAGGACACCCGGCTGCATGACGCCGCCTACGTGGGGGACCTGGCCACCATTCAAAGGCTGCTTCAGGAAGACAGCTTCCAAAG TCGCATCAATGAGAAATCTGTGTGGTCTTGCGGTTGGCTGCCTTGTACACCTCTGCGGATTGCTGCCACAGCAGGGCACGGAAATTGCGTGAACTTCCTTATTCAGAAAGGGGCAGAAATAGACCTTGTGGATGTGAAGGGACAAACGGCTCTCTACGTAGCTGCCGTGCACGGCCACCTTGAATGTGTGCACATCCTTCTGGAAGCTGGTGCGGACCCCAACGGGAGCCGCCATCACCGCAGCACCCCCGTGTACCACGCAGCCCGTGTGGGCAGGGCTGACATCTTGAGAGAACTAATAAA gTATGGTGCCGATGTGGATGTGAATCACCACGTGACTTCAGTGACCCCAAACCCTTCATTCAGACCACTGACATCCCTGGTGGTTTGCCCTTTGTATATTAGCGCAGCTTATCACAACCTGCAGTGCTTCAAGGTACTGCTAGAAGCAGGAGCCGACCCAGATTTTAACTGCTGTGGTCCAGTAAACATCCAGGGTTTCTCCAGAGGCTCCGCAGTGTGCATAATGGATGCCGTCTTACGACATGGCTGTGACAAGGCCTTTGTCAGCCTCTTGATTGACTTTGGTGCCAACCTGAATTTGGTGAAATGGGAGGACCCTGTCGAAGGAGCTCTGGGGAGGATCAGAGTGAACTCAGAAGGCTTGCAGATGTTCAAAGAAGCCAGAA GCTGTCCCAGGAGATTGATGGCTTTGTGCCGTATGGCAGTGCGAAGAGGACTTGGCAAAAGCCGTCTGCATCTAATAGGTGCTCTTCCTGTTCCAGACCCTATTAAAAAATTTTTACTTCATGAATAA